In a single window of the Streptomyces sp. CGMCC 4.7035 genome:
- a CDS encoding proton-conducting transporter transmembrane domain-containing protein codes for MSVISAALATATTLGGAGALAGLGLKNRARIPVVGVLTAGVGVAGGTAGVAALGGSRWTAVYPGLLPLAGAYLAVDALAGLFLAVAGVVVAAVAVYGIGYAGGHGPHGLGSRTAQALLPLFALTLILVPVAASVSTFLALWELMALASLLLVLAEHRGGHLPAHGDPPCSSGAENLGEKPRAWGRASVRQAGVWYAVMTHLGLVLLLTGLALFAGQAGGESFTALRAGAAGMSPTVRGLVFVLVAAGFTSKAGAVPLHAWLPRAHPEAPSPVSALMSAAMVNLGVYGLVRVGFDLLGGGPAWWWLMVLALGGLSAVYGILQAAMASDLKRLLAYSTSENMGLVLIGVGASGLFAAYGDEALAALALVAALLHVVNHSAFKALLFCAAGSVLRATGERDLDLLGGLRSRMPFTAGLFAVAALGAVALPPGNGFISEWLLLQSLIHGLQVPGVAPAVVLPVAVALIALSAGLAAAVFVKALGVGFFARPRSDRAAAAKEAPPLMLAGMGLLATLCAALALVPGLLGDGLDRAVGAVGLPGSGAVWGGGLKVRLGVALAAVDHRGPDRCARPGHRAARALRPPTPAPEHAAVGLRGRCSDPAHGLHGDVVRRAAATGLRRCPRAGAGRERDAGAGVGLPGGAGALLPRGARPDRAPAVRTGADRPRPCRTRGAPTGGRQRPSLSRLRLCRPGRPAVGPGGGLVMNGIGYAAVAGQVVVVVAGAPLLTGWMRQVRARLEGRAGAGVLQPWRDARKLLRKEPITPVGTGSAFRAAPALLVATTVVAAGLVPLLSTDTPVSGHADLIVVVALIALGTLALALAGLDTGTAFGGMGASREMTVAALVEPTILLSVFALSIPVGTTNIPAIVSGAVHDPSRLASPAGLLATAALAVAVLAETGRIPVDNPSTHLELTMIHEAMVLEYAGPDLALVELGAQMRLTLLLGLLSSLFAPWGIATSASWTALVVALVLFAVKVCLLGAMLAAAEVFWAKVRLFRVPELLAGSFLLALLAVTVSYFLGGES; via the coding sequence GTGAGCGTGATCTCGGCCGCCCTCGCGACGGCCACCACACTGGGCGGCGCGGGCGCGCTCGCCGGTCTCGGACTGAAGAACAGGGCCCGTATCCCGGTCGTTGGAGTGCTGACGGCGGGTGTGGGGGTCGCGGGTGGCACGGCGGGTGTGGCTGCACTGGGCGGAAGCAGGTGGACAGCCGTGTATCCCGGCCTGCTGCCGCTGGCCGGGGCGTATCTGGCGGTGGATGCGCTGGCGGGTCTGTTCCTGGCGGTAGCGGGGGTCGTCGTGGCCGCGGTCGCGGTGTACGGCATTGGCTATGCGGGCGGGCACGGCCCGCACGGACTCGGCTCCCGTACGGCCCAGGCGCTGCTGCCGCTGTTCGCGCTCACGCTGATCCTGGTTCCGGTGGCCGCCTCGGTGTCCACGTTCCTGGCGCTGTGGGAGCTGATGGCGCTCGCCTCGCTGTTGCTGGTGCTGGCTGAGCACCGAGGGGGGCACCTCCCTGCTCATGGGGATCCCCCCTGTTCGAGCGGAGCCGAGAACTTGGGGGAGAAGCCGAGAGCTTGGGGGAGGGCCTCCGTGCGGCAGGCCGGCGTGTGGTACGCGGTGATGACGCACCTGGGACTCGTACTCCTGCTGACAGGGCTGGCGCTGTTCGCCGGACAGGCGGGCGGAGAGTCCTTCACGGCTCTGCGGGCGGGTGCGGCGGGCATGTCGCCGACGGTGCGCGGTCTCGTCTTCGTTCTGGTGGCGGCCGGGTTCACGTCGAAGGCGGGCGCCGTGCCGCTGCACGCCTGGCTGCCGCGCGCGCATCCCGAGGCGCCCAGCCCTGTCTCGGCGCTGATGAGCGCGGCCATGGTCAACCTCGGTGTCTACGGTCTGGTGCGGGTCGGCTTCGACCTGCTGGGCGGGGGACCGGCCTGGTGGTGGCTGATGGTGCTCGCGCTCGGCGGGCTGTCCGCGGTGTACGGCATCCTGCAGGCCGCGATGGCCTCCGACCTGAAGCGGCTGCTGGCCTACTCGACATCGGAGAACATGGGCCTGGTCCTGATCGGTGTCGGCGCGTCGGGCCTGTTCGCGGCGTACGGGGACGAGGCGCTTGCCGCGTTGGCGCTCGTGGCGGCGCTGTTGCACGTGGTCAACCACTCGGCGTTCAAGGCGCTGTTGTTCTGCGCGGCGGGCTCGGTGCTGCGGGCCACGGGGGAACGCGACCTGGACCTGCTGGGCGGGCTGCGCTCCCGGATGCCGTTCACGGCGGGCCTGTTCGCCGTCGCCGCACTGGGCGCGGTGGCGCTGCCGCCGGGCAACGGCTTCATCAGCGAGTGGCTGCTGCTGCAGTCCCTGATCCACGGCCTTCAGGTACCGGGTGTGGCACCGGCTGTCGTCCTGCCCGTCGCCGTGGCGCTGATCGCGCTGTCGGCGGGGCTCGCGGCGGCGGTGTTCGTCAAGGCGCTCGGCGTGGGCTTCTTCGCCCGGCCGCGCAGCGACCGGGCCGCCGCGGCCAAGGAGGCGCCGCCGCTCATGCTCGCCGGGATGGGACTGCTCGCGACCTTGTGCGCGGCCCTGGCGCTCGTGCCCGGACTGCTGGGCGACGGCCTGGACCGGGCCGTGGGCGCGGTCGGACTGCCGGGCAGCGGGGCGGTTTGGGGCGGCGGGCTGAAGGTGAGGCTCGGCGTCGCTCTCGCCGCTGTGGATCACCGCGGCCCTGACCGGTGTGCTCGTCCTGGCCACCGCGCTGCCCGGGCTCTACGGCCACCGACGCCGGCGCCGGAACACGCGGCTGTGGGACTGCGGGGGAGGTGCTCCGACCCCGCGCATGGCCTACACGGCGACGTCGTTCGCCGAGCCGCTGCAACGGGTCTTCGACGATGTCCTCGCGCCGGAGCAGGACGTGAACGTGACGCCGGTGCGGGAGTCGGCCTACCTGGTGGAGCGGGTGCGCTTCTCCCGCGCGGTGCCCGACCGGATCGAGCACCGGCTGTACGAACCGGTGCTGACCGCCCTCGTCCGTGCCGGACGCGCGGCGCGCCGACTGGCGGGCGGCAGCGTCCATCTCTATCTCGGCTACGGCTTTGTCGGCCTGGTCGTCCTGCTGTTGGTCCTGGCGGTGGGCTGGTGATGAACGGAATCGGATACGCGGCCGTCGCCGGCCAGGTCGTCGTGGTGGTGGCGGGAGCGCCGCTGCTGACCGGGTGGATGCGGCAGGTACGAGCCCGTCTGGAGGGCCGGGCCGGGGCTGGAGTGCTGCAACCCTGGCGCGACGCACGCAAGTTGCTGCGCAAGGAGCCGATCACTCCAGTGGGCACCGGTTCGGCGTTTCGGGCCGCGCCCGCGCTGCTGGTCGCCACCACCGTGGTGGCCGCCGGGCTCGTACCCCTGCTGTCGACGGACACACCGGTCAGCGGTCATGCGGACCTGATCGTGGTGGTGGCGCTGATCGCGCTGGGCACGCTGGCCCTCGCGCTGGCCGGGCTGGACACCGGCACGGCGTTCGGCGGGATGGGGGCCTCCCGGGAGATGACGGTGGCCGCGCTGGTGGAGCCGACCATCCTGCTGTCGGTGTTCGCCCTGTCGATACCGGTCGGGACGACCAACATCCCGGCCATCGTCTCCGGCGCCGTCCACGATCCGAGTCGGCTGGCCTCCCCGGCGGGCCTGCTGGCCACGGCCGCGCTCGCCGTGGCGGTGCTGGCGGAGACTGGCCGGATCCCGGTGGACAACCCCTCCACCCACCTCGAACTCACGATGATCCACGAGGCGATGGTGCTGGAGTACGCGGGCCCGGATCTGGCGCTGGTCGAACTCGGCGCCCAGATGCGGCTCACCCTGCTGCTCGGCCTGCTGTCCTCCCTGTTCGCGCCGTGGGGCATCGCCACCAGCGCCTCCTGGACGGCGCTGGTCGTGGCCCTGGTGCTGTTCGCGGTGAAGGTCTGCCTGCTGGGCGCGATGCTGGCGGCGGCCGAGGTTTTCTGGGCCAAGGTGCGACTGTTCCGCGTGCCTGAGCTGCTCGCGGGCTCCTTCCTCCTGGCGCTCCTCGCGGTGACCGTCTCGTACTTCCTGGGCGGAGAGTCATGA
- a CDS encoding NADH-quinone oxidoreductase subunit B family protein, translated as MGLLRKIRTTGRVAEPAPPRPEGEAPPQAREFGGSVQVRCVDAGSCNGCEIEIAAAFNPVYDAERYGARLVASPRHADVALVTGPVTRNMAEPLRRTVAAMAEPRLVVAVGDCAINCGEFAGGYGVEGAVSDVVPVDLAVPGCPPEPEAIVAALRRVTGR; from the coding sequence ATGGGCCTGTTGCGCAAGATCCGCACCACCGGGAGGGTGGCCGAGCCCGCGCCGCCACGCCCGGAGGGCGAGGCCCCTCCGCAGGCACGGGAGTTCGGCGGGTCGGTGCAGGTGCGGTGTGTGGACGCGGGCTCCTGCAACGGCTGCGAGATCGAGATCGCGGCGGCCTTCAACCCGGTGTACGACGCTGAGCGGTACGGGGCTCGGCTGGTGGCCTCGCCCCGGCACGCGGACGTGGCGCTGGTGACCGGGCCGGTGACGCGGAACATGGCGGAGCCGCTACGGCGCACGGTGGCCGCGATGGCCGAGCCGCGGCTGGTGGTGGCGGTGGGGGACTGTGCGATCAACTGTGGGGAGTTCGCGGGCGGGTACGGGGTCGAGGGTGCCGTCTCCGACGTCGTACCGGTGGACCTGGCCGTGCCCGGATGCCCGCCGGAGCCGGAAGCGATCGTGGCGGCACTCAGGAGAGTGACCGGGCGGTGA
- a CDS encoding ArsR/SmtB family transcription factor — translation MSTPLYQLKAEFFKTLGHPARIRVLELLSEREHAVAEMLPEVGIEPAHLSQQLAVLRRANLVATRKEGSTVYYSLTSPHVAELLRVARTILSGVLAGQAELLADLQAAQREGKPPS, via the coding sequence ATGAGTACGCCGCTGTACCAACTGAAGGCCGAGTTCTTCAAGACGCTGGGCCATCCGGCCCGCATCCGCGTCCTGGAGCTGCTGAGCGAGCGCGAGCACGCGGTTGCCGAGATGCTGCCCGAGGTGGGCATCGAGCCCGCGCACCTGTCCCAGCAGTTGGCGGTGCTGCGGCGGGCGAACCTGGTGGCGACCCGCAAGGAGGGCTCGACCGTGTACTACTCGCTGACCAGTCCGCACGTCGCGGAACTCCTCCGGGTTGCCCGCACCATCCTCTCCGGTGTGCTGGCGGGGCAGGCCGAGCTGTTGGCAGACCTGCAAGCCGCGCAGAGGGAGGGGAAGCCGCCGTCGTAG
- a CDS encoding zinc ribbon domain-containing protein YjdM — MSEVLPPCPECSGAYTYEMGALLVCPECGHEWSPSDSSAGAVGDKVIRDAVGNVLADGDTVTVVKTLKVKGSPTGIKAGTKVRNIRLVDGVDGHDIDCKIDGFGAMQLKSSVVKKV; from the coding sequence ATGAGTGAAGTTCTTCCCCCTTGCCCTGAATGCTCCGGCGCGTACACGTACGAGATGGGTGCGCTTCTCGTGTGTCCGGAATGCGGCCATGAGTGGTCGCCATCCGACTCGTCGGCCGGCGCGGTCGGGGACAAGGTGATCAGGGATGCGGTCGGCAATGTGCTCGCCGACGGCGACACCGTGACGGTGGTCAAGACGCTGAAGGTCAAGGGCAGCCCGACCGGGATCAAGGCGGGCACCAAGGTACGCAACATCCGCCTCGTCGACGGCGTGGACGGCCATGACATCGACTGCAAGATCGATGGGTTCGGCGCCATGCAGCTGAAGTCCAGCGTGGTCAAGAAGGTCTGA
- a CDS encoding STAS domain-containing protein, translating into MTIDWRYTIEQDLGILSVAGYLGPDAVRRFSGAVGWALARGTGPVVLDLTELRSWSAEGQLAITEAARRLADSGRSLELAAIPADGSLVPDGDCPDIPVHCDLAAALAAHGRGPSVLEEGQQEWRTNGWPA; encoded by the coding sequence ATGACCATCGACTGGCGCTACACGATCGAGCAGGACCTCGGCATCCTCTCCGTCGCCGGATACCTGGGCCCGGACGCGGTCCGCCGCTTCAGCGGCGCGGTCGGCTGGGCGCTTGCCCGTGGTACCGGGCCGGTCGTCCTCGACCTGACCGAGCTGCGCAGCTGGTCCGCCGAAGGCCAGCTGGCCATCACCGAGGCCGCACGCCGCCTCGCCGATTCCGGGCGGAGTCTGGAGCTGGCCGCCATCCCCGCCGACGGCTCGCTCGTCCCGGACGGCGACTGCCCGGACATCCCCGTCCACTGTGACTTGGCTGCCGCCCTCGCCGCCCACGGCCGAGGACCGTCGGTCCTGGAGGAGGGGCAGCAGGAGTGGCGCACGAACGGCTGGCCCGCCTGA
- a CDS encoding ATP-binding protein, which produces MSTRLEALPHRHVLTLPSEPAAVRVARQTAERALIEWGIGLRHPTVDPALLILSELVTNSVRHAAVLSPQVTVIYAAGADCLAFAVHDRHPYQPSLYAPITGTGAGGLGTVMELTLGLGGTAVVRADADGKGKSIWITLPL; this is translated from the coding sequence ATGTCCACACGGCTGGAAGCGCTGCCCCACCGGCACGTGCTCACCCTGCCGAGCGAGCCGGCGGCGGTCCGCGTCGCCCGCCAGACCGCCGAACGGGCCCTGATCGAGTGGGGGATAGGTCTGCGCCACCCCACGGTGGATCCGGCCCTGTTGATCCTCAGCGAACTGGTCACCAACAGCGTCCGTCACGCCGCCGTGCTCTCTCCGCAGGTCACGGTGATCTATGCGGCCGGCGCGGACTGCCTGGCCTTCGCCGTGCATGACCGTCACCCCTACCAGCCATCGCTGTACGCGCCTATCACCGGAACGGGAGCAGGAGGTCTCGGCACCGTCATGGAGCTCACCCTCGGGCTGGGCGGCACCGCCGTCGTCCGGGCCGATGCCGACGGCAAGGGCAAGAGCATCTGGATCACCCTCCCTCTCTGA
- a CDS encoding pyridoxamine 5'-phosphate oxidase family protein produces MTTPPTTLRMIEVSGAEALWLLEGVALGRLVFVQREATVVRPARHVWEYGRLIVRTPVQATVVPATATYHVDEVRAATGTGWTVTAAGPAEVINHPDEAAHYRRTLAGWTHGPHDTILRIHPQAVTGFRLARGAEG; encoded by the coding sequence ATGACCACGCCTCCCACCACCCTGCGCATGATCGAGGTCTCCGGGGCTGAGGCGCTGTGGCTGCTGGAGGGGGTGGCGCTGGGGCGGCTGGTGTTCGTGCAGCGTGAGGCGACCGTCGTACGGCCCGCCCGGCATGTGTGGGAGTACGGCCGGCTCATCGTGCGCACCCCGGTGCAGGCGACCGTGGTGCCGGCGACGGCGACGTACCACGTGGACGAGGTCCGCGCGGCGACCGGCACCGGCTGGACGGTGACCGCGGCCGGGCCTGCCGAAGTGATCAACCACCCCGACGAAGCCGCGCACTACCGGCGCACCCTCGCCGGCTGGACGCACGGGCCGCACGACACGATCCTGCGCATCCACCCCCAGGCGGTCACCGGCTTCCGCCTCGCCCGTGGGGCAGAGGGTTGA
- a CDS encoding SulP family inorganic anion transporter, whose protein sequence is MSTTLGRAWARIASLLPGRSDLAEMRRDPRRDLLAGLTVAIVALPLALGFGVSSGLGAEAGLATAVVAGALAAVFGGSNLQVSGPTGAMTVVLVPIVGQYGPTGVLTVGLMAGLMLVALAALRAGKYMQYVPAPVVEGFTLGIACVIGLQQIPNALGVPKPEGDRVLVVTWRAIEEFAKAPNWTAVAFAVAVAAVMLVGARWRPTIPFSILAVIAATIVAQAAGLDAAKPIGALPSGLPAPSLSFLDLGALGTLLAPAVAVAALAALESLLSASVADGMTVGQKHDPDRELFGQGLANIAAPLFGGVPATGAIARTAVNVRTGASSRLAALTHAAVLAVIVFAAAPLVSKIPLAALAGVLLATAIRMVEVGSLKAMAKATRSDALILALTAVATLALDLVYAVIIGLIVAGALALRAVAKQARFDQVPLDHGDHSAKEHALLAEHIVAYRIDGPLFFAAAHRFLLELTEVADVRVVILRMSRVSTMDATGALVLKDAVEKLNRRGIVVMTSGIRPGQRQVLDSVGALDLLRLDGREYATTPEAIQGARDHLEMAGVLPAVPAQKMNPKTTDVSEEPAR, encoded by the coding sequence ATGAGCACCACCCTCGGCCGGGCCTGGGCCCGGATCGCCTCCCTCCTGCCCGGGCGCAGCGACCTCGCGGAGATGCGGCGCGACCCCCGGCGGGACCTGCTGGCCGGCCTGACCGTCGCGATCGTCGCACTGCCCCTCGCGCTCGGCTTCGGCGTCTCCTCCGGCCTCGGCGCCGAGGCGGGCCTGGCGACGGCCGTCGTCGCGGGCGCACTGGCTGCTGTATTCGGCGGTTCGAATCTTCAGGTGTCCGGGCCGACCGGCGCCATGACAGTGGTGCTTGTCCCGATCGTCGGCCAGTACGGGCCGACCGGCGTGCTGACCGTCGGGCTCATGGCCGGTCTCATGCTCGTCGCGCTGGCCGCGCTGCGGGCCGGGAAGTACATGCAATACGTACCCGCCCCGGTCGTCGAGGGCTTCACCCTCGGCATCGCCTGTGTCATCGGCCTCCAACAGATCCCGAACGCGCTCGGCGTGCCCAAGCCCGAGGGTGACCGCGTGCTCGTCGTCACCTGGCGAGCGATCGAGGAGTTCGCCAAGGCGCCGAACTGGACCGCCGTCGCCTTCGCGGTCGCCGTGGCCGCGGTCATGCTGGTCGGGGCCCGTTGGCGGCCGACCATCCCGTTCTCGATCCTCGCGGTCATCGCGGCCACGATCGTGGCGCAGGCCGCCGGTCTGGACGCGGCGAAGCCGATCGGCGCCCTGCCGTCCGGGCTGCCCGCCCCCTCGCTGTCCTTCCTCGACCTTGGCGCGCTGGGTACCCTGCTCGCCCCGGCCGTGGCGGTCGCGGCGCTCGCCGCGCTGGAGTCACTCCTGTCGGCGTCGGTGGCCGACGGCATGACGGTGGGCCAGAAGCACGACCCGGATCGGGAGCTGTTCGGGCAGGGCCTGGCCAACATCGCTGCCCCGCTGTTCGGCGGCGTCCCGGCCACCGGAGCGATCGCCCGCACTGCAGTCAACGTCCGCACGGGCGCAAGCTCCCGCTTGGCCGCCCTCACTCATGCCGCGGTCCTCGCCGTGATCGTCTTCGCGGCCGCGCCCCTGGTGTCGAAGATCCCGCTGGCCGCCCTCGCAGGAGTCCTGCTGGCCACCGCGATCCGCATGGTCGAGGTCGGCTCACTGAAGGCCATGGCCAAGGCCACCCGTTCCGATGCGCTGATCCTTGCCCTCACTGCGGTTGCGACCCTCGCCCTCGACCTCGTGTACGCGGTGATCATCGGTCTGATCGTGGCGGGCGCCCTTGCCCTGCGTGCCGTGGCCAAGCAGGCCCGCTTCGACCAGGTACCCCTCGACCACGGCGACCACAGTGCCAAGGAGCACGCACTGCTCGCCGAGCACATCGTCGCGTACCGTATCGACGGCCCGCTGTTCTTCGCCGCCGCCCACCGCTTCCTGCTGGAGCTGACCGAGGTCGCCGACGTTCGCGTGGTCATCCTGCGCATGTCCCGGGTGTCGACCATGGACGCCACCGGCGCCCTCGTCCTCAAGGACGCGGTGGAGAAGCTGAACCGGCGCGGCATCGTCGTCATGACCTCCGGGATACGCCCCGGCCAGCGCCAGGTTCTTGACTCGGTGGGCGCACTCGACCTCCTCCGCCTGGACGGCCGGGAGTACGCCACCACCCCTGAGGCGATCCAGGGCGCCCGCGACCACCTGGAGATGGCCGGCGTCCTGCCCGCCGTCCCCGCGCAGAAGATGAACCCGAAGACGACAGACGTCAGCGAGGAACCCGCCCGATGA
- a CDS encoding ArsR/SmtB family transcription factor: protein MSVPLYQAKAEFFRMLGHPVRIRVLELLQDGPKPVRELLAAIEVEPSGLSQQLAVLRRSGIVASTREGQAVVYELAGGDVADLMKAARRILTEMLAGQKELLAELREAEVAAR from the coding sequence GTGTCCGTTCCGCTGTACCAGGCCAAGGCCGAGTTCTTCCGGATGCTGGGGCATCCCGTACGGATACGGGTGCTGGAGCTGTTGCAGGACGGGCCCAAGCCCGTACGGGAGCTGCTCGCCGCGATCGAGGTGGAGCCGTCCGGCCTGTCGCAGCAGCTGGCGGTGCTGCGCCGCTCGGGGATCGTCGCCTCGACGCGCGAGGGCCAGGCGGTCGTCTACGAACTCGCGGGCGGGGACGTCGCGGACCTGATGAAGGCCGCGCGCCGGATCCTCACCGAGATGCTTGCCGGGCAGAAAGAACTGCTCGCGGAGCTGCGGGAAGCCGAGGTCGCCGCGCGATGA
- a CDS encoding FAD-dependent oxidoreductase, with protein sequence MNDGAAPRGPVLDDEQFRRLAEYGEVEHAEPGRDLYTSGDDTYDFFLLRSATVEIVRDATAIEPERVIYRGGPGDFLGELNLLTGQHVYLTARVVIAGTVVRIRAAMLRRALAEQVDIADTLIEAFRERREVIRGAAGNALELVGRSYAAETLELRTYVTQMLLPNSWLDAASHPGRLLMRRAGLGEDDLPAAMVNGSLLRRATPRAVAEVLGLTYRADGRPVDLVVVGAGPAGLAAAVYAASEGLATVLLDRAGLGGQAAKSARIENYLGFPHGVSGESLTRLAMVQALKFGVRIHSPCAVAGLDLSEERRPAVLLADGARIQCRAVIAATGAHYRHLDLPQWTTFERSGCVRYAATELDVRGYEDQPVTVVGGANSAGQAALSLAAGGATVDLIVRGADLGARMSSYLTDRIRAHARIQVHTSSTIRELGGDDTLASIVAERSDGRRDRLACRALFCFIGADPVSGWLDGVAKDHNGFVLTDSRLPAQPFGTALPFQTSAPRVFAVGDLRAGSTKRVATAVGDGAGAVSSVHEALADD encoded by the coding sequence GTGAACGACGGTGCGGCACCGCGCGGGCCGGTCCTGGACGACGAGCAGTTCCGCCGGCTCGCCGAGTACGGTGAGGTGGAGCACGCCGAACCCGGCCGGGACCTGTACACGTCCGGCGACGACACCTACGACTTCTTCCTGCTCCGGTCGGCGACCGTGGAGATCGTCCGGGACGCGACGGCGATCGAGCCGGAGCGTGTGATCTACCGGGGCGGCCCCGGAGACTTCCTCGGCGAGCTCAACCTGCTGACCGGTCAGCACGTCTACCTGACCGCCCGGGTGGTGATCGCCGGGACAGTCGTCCGGATCCGGGCGGCGATGTTGCGCCGGGCCCTCGCCGAGCAGGTCGACATCGCCGACACACTGATCGAGGCGTTCAGGGAACGGCGCGAGGTGATCCGCGGGGCGGCAGGCAACGCCCTGGAGCTCGTCGGCCGGTCGTACGCCGCGGAGACGCTGGAACTGCGCACCTATGTCACGCAGATGCTCCTGCCGAATTCCTGGCTCGACGCGGCCTCGCACCCCGGACGCTTGCTGATGAGACGGGCGGGGCTCGGCGAGGACGACCTGCCGGCCGCGATGGTCAACGGTTCGCTGCTGAGGCGCGCGACGCCCAGAGCTGTTGCCGAGGTGCTCGGTCTCACCTATCGAGCCGACGGGCGTCCGGTCGATCTCGTCGTGGTGGGCGCCGGCCCGGCGGGTCTGGCCGCCGCCGTGTACGCGGCGTCCGAGGGTCTCGCCACCGTACTGCTGGACCGAGCCGGGCTCGGCGGCCAGGCCGCCAAGAGCGCCCGCATCGAGAACTATCTGGGCTTCCCGCACGGAGTCAGCGGCGAGAGCCTGACCCGTCTGGCGATGGTCCAGGCACTCAAGTTCGGTGTACGGATCCACTCGCCCTGCGCGGTGGCCGGCCTGGACCTCTCCGAGGAGCGACGGCCGGCCGTCCTGCTGGCGGACGGCGCACGCATTCAGTGCCGCGCGGTGATTGCCGCGACCGGGGCGCACTACCGGCACCTCGACCTGCCGCAATGGACGACTTTCGAGAGGTCCGGTTGCGTCCGGTACGCCGCGACCGAGCTGGACGTCCGAGGCTATGAAGACCAGCCGGTGACGGTCGTCGGCGGTGCCAACTCGGCCGGGCAAGCGGCCCTGTCCCTCGCCGCCGGTGGTGCGACGGTGGATCTGATCGTCCGCGGCGCCGATCTCGGAGCCCGGATGTCGTCCTACCTGACCGACCGGATCCGAGCGCATGCGCGGATCCAGGTCCACACCAGCAGCACGATCCGCGAACTGGGCGGCGACGACACCCTCGCGTCGATCGTTGCCGAGAGGTCCGACGGGCGGCGGGACCGGCTGGCTTGCCGCGCGCTGTTCTGCTTCATCGGCGCCGACCCGGTGTCGGGCTGGCTGGACGGCGTGGCCAAGGACCACAACGGCTTCGTCCTCACAGACAGCCGCCTGCCTGCCCAACCGTTCGGTACGGCCCTGCCGTTCCAGACAAGCGCACCCCGGGTCTTCGCAGTCGGCGACCTCCGGGCGGGCTCGACGAAGAGAGTGGCCACCGCCGTCGGCGATGGCGCCGGCGCAGTCTCCTCCGTCCACGAGGCACTCGCCGACGACTGA
- a CDS encoding MFS transporter yields the protein MHQRAYDSQCTAEEKRHTSAKSPIRHPKLTLFALALGTFAIGAGEFGSNGIIQLFASDLDVSVPVATYAITAYAFGVMIGSPAITLLAARVNRRTLLLGLIGLFLVGNGLSALAPDIVLFVAFRFVTGSVQGAFFGAGAVVAAYVYGPGKGGKAFATVMGGLTVATIAGSPLGTFIGQHAGWRVMYGTVVAVGLLAGAALLAWLPRTEDLRGSSLTGELGALRRRGVWLMVTVAAFGISSIFAVYTFIGPFVTDAALRDASLIPIALAVFGLGMAVGNHVGGRVADRHENRGLILGYGGALAFLVLIGVAGGNLVILLPCLFGVGATMMFAIPTIQVRLTGFAPDAPTLMGTLNLAALNLANCLGAIGGAVALDAGWGTLSTVWAGFVLTTAGLLLYVTTVARVKPAPVPVRT from the coding sequence ATGCATCAGCGCGCATACGACAGCCAGTGCACCGCCGAGGAGAAGCGGCACACCTCCGCGAAGTCGCCCATCAGGCATCCCAAACTGACGTTGTTCGCACTGGCGTTGGGTACCTTCGCGATCGGCGCCGGCGAGTTCGGCAGCAACGGCATCATCCAGCTGTTCGCGTCCGATCTGGATGTGTCCGTTCCGGTCGCGACCTACGCGATCACCGCGTATGCCTTCGGCGTGATGATCGGCTCTCCGGCGATCACCCTGCTCGCCGCCCGCGTCAACCGGCGCACTCTGCTGCTCGGCCTGATCGGACTGTTCCTGGTCGGCAACGGACTCTCCGCCCTGGCGCCGGACATCGTGCTGTTCGTCGCATTCCGGTTCGTCACGGGCAGCGTGCAGGGAGCGTTCTTCGGCGCCGGAGCCGTCGTCGCCGCGTACGTGTACGGGCCGGGCAAGGGCGGCAAGGCGTTCGCCACCGTGATGGGAGGACTCACCGTCGCCACCATCGCCGGGTCGCCGCTCGGCACCTTCATCGGCCAGCACGCCGGCTGGCGCGTCATGTACGGCACCGTGGTCGCCGTCGGCCTGCTCGCCGGAGCCGCCCTGCTGGCCTGGCTGCCGCGCACCGAAGACCTGCGCGGCAGCTCCCTCACGGGCGAACTGGGCGCCCTCCGGCGGCGGGGCGTCTGGCTGATGGTCACCGTCGCGGCGTTCGGTATCTCCAGCATCTTCGCCGTCTACACGTTCATCGGCCCGTTCGTCACCGACGCGGCGCTGCGGGACGCCTCGCTCATCCCGATCGCGCTCGCCGTCTTCGGCCTCGGCATGGCGGTCGGCAACCACGTCGGCGGACGTGTCGCCGACCGGCACGAGAACCGCGGTCTGATCTTGGGCTACGGCGGTGCTCTGGCGTTCCTGGTGCTGATCGGTGTGGCAGGCGGCAACCTGGTGATTCTGCTGCCCTGCCTGTTCGGCGTCGGCGCGACCATGATGTTCGCCATCCCCACCATCCAGGTCCGTTTGACCGGTTTCGCACCGGACGCCCCGACCTTGATGGGAACGCTCAACCTGGCCGCCCTCAACCTGGCCAACTGTCTCGGCGCGATCGGCGGCGCGGTCGCCCTCGACGCAGGCTGGGGGACCTTGTCCACCGTGTGGGCCGGCTTCGTCCTCACCACCGCGGGTCTGCTCCTGTACGTCACGACCGTCGCCCGGGTGAAGCCGGCGCCCGTTCCGGTTCGCACCTGA